The Toxoplasma gondii ME49 chromosome III, whole genome shotgun sequence genome includes a window with the following:
- a CDS encoding hypothetical protein (encoded by transcript TGME49_253615): MLFTTRRPRREEGADRRSPLPVSASSPSPPRPKKRKKEKTRKLFRSPSGRGRRIRSPTDWTREGVEKAKNERAFSSSPSSPAPQSPVLIDLCSDDEGEDVRRPVRSLTPTRGAERSASFSSAFGSTDKTSCEAATPCRVETHSDGDGEDSAAFPAYALSAAEQRAVNRARITSRRAVGTGAGSLSSTVTSFPTLCASGLEPEERSASSSMPHFHQAPGEGCSSAFFACEATSAITEVFQSSEVAEERSEGHPRPNWLMVGRSFDVALLRSSGDCSLSSSAAGASGLGLESGENDAKVVADRSALHREDEGKERRNAEEQSLLEMKLLLGNDEETVKKRSRRQQRADLSAFEDADFDSIMPPPSSIFSAEDFDKLADFLHPTRTAVYSEKGKRPGTERGKGAFFEEPEDGEGVEHRGARQESRLSELEKRDKKKKEGTELLAAGSLEYRQRTGKRGNETDEEEEEGPVLRLFSFTLTDYRGDAESRKKTAKEWKKRGSQQTIEGETKRPTTAARDDGLPFYERIPFVVCRSSVSSSAVLSQLSRASGRPSLRNFFSLSWSPASPAILLPTLRSGGSSERPPPHSLGALDSQWRRLRKQRPAARKAETEIGEDGGAEDAEAPAEMYHVDVTFDVEGTPFSGRDEERRKGEISQVPSSAFSGGEMEAAFQVQQLRQRLHLRCRRMRGDARNWISLVRCEPLFLFFTKARTASLSVEAGKRQLALLGRARQEAPHSLQLLFLFLSLSSLYDQPAHALFIWRRALLQLSAANAQKKPRPFDTSHGDLEGRREATCESHTAQAQGLSPQEGESDSASPVEQRSLVSPDWASTDRWEGRLWVEHFLSAVGIFDHFSFSASRALAGDLVDLLERRGAVSGNVEAGMQRQTEAGAKSKAEMQRNVCTEPGTGNAPAPDCRLQLLLGGLVPCELRGGHQAFAVRLLQAFLHVEVYASRLGPGSRMGLQQLELAFASPHNLHFGDPCSGYLLHSTLQLATMMRGSLSPLEKGADGSEGLRLCEAVDEWVKDERRSLYEAYARAFSFLGEEAQRKTIQAISPRRLRLSGGSSCGGEARASAEGLLTFFLKTQRNPETASLFAWFLAAEEASEALTWWPGNAGTPDEVKDQTEAVQLLPASAERATPQSPLAIPQAPWTSQGAARVASDSELLRRLCVRREEGEEAACQATETAGEEGCKRQNDEARRKRERRYRLLSALDALSSPSLHRFCSNDPRAVRALEAAVDVRLLLTIHLLQDPSKIAAPPATTESPTVSWPEIPGGAPRREDADEPQSGADVHRLEAAASVAGDLKKQDKAKRKRNKEGNPGALFGSWWPDSTFMEDGEAATLAATLTGLWRGVEARLSDTVARMHAKKKDHEGRRRMEEDPANGRECGRQSGGDPEDGGRTKASEAGASAGGREDRDVDASQPQHRLDENTPREGEGQTRAQLVGLLASQALLCLPGDPLVAYCVMAACRNPKVTKTVLRLFPASPGLWLAYASSLFHEAFQQSCGHQHPVSSSSVSSNFSVLSPSSISASRPLAEDCARSRRNGEKEKRCPLSSARNVMFTCCSAFSHHLPLAASWAHLELVSQKVSDVSVPSACGVSPFVSTLSPQEALLLHDVLRAPLDRSLAGLCWLFPALASVSSSTLPRLLPWEGGGLSVWALGVACCAAEENFADLSPLLAAGGPARATDRRAEPVEGDWRPLGRAGERGMRTERSFFARKRLAAAKRKLTEKLNSLATDRTAMILTSEEQEFPLFSSPFYSCVFLLAIVSAALSWASPARAVWRVLRGSAFPRMFSLLPRAESLEDLCVLASEKAGKEAKAEGGQAPHLPFLVAVSERNVTGACRAAAAGPRLCGEEARCLELFFTFMLSLLVALGQQCSRISTFWTRNRGSSCREAECADREAAIKELDDEEGIPREEDVFARVSELALVFFPRNRLFLALYIQHFRRRHSDAFDVRERLLHLLRFPFFGIVSSPWPRMRSAMKQPEGRTSHVSSDRLKGRRSSGPPSVRGNACAPEGAQKERHDGQGDEARHNGGQDKPGVERRQRRVRVGGDDWRESETGQKEGGHKAKTDCMRCEGDQARRTEVKHGLQGRAAREGDEETADDDERESGVPGDEAEDEGCVELKSPFRLEKGALETTAEGAFSMAMLEAFAVAEMLTGAPSLKILTAAFEFAFHDAQLSIAYGACPSRFFSRWSPTSSLATEGIFFLYAHVLLLFLHSLSAGEARFGGQRGPTSQACGPPRARKTRGTGGREETGPQRKRRKALERELDRVLLRGVTQCPYSKRLWLLRLHRLEATRSRRRASDLVDVCSFFCCFPSGNSNDPEEASAVLPVTSPCISSCGGWVTSGGLPTRKGGGAELESEEAPSRSETGGEKQAPARRTGDRGEGEERKTNSREHEQQGLSLPSVSLSSDDEAFLQCVEEMWEKGIALNLDPLFGFI; encoded by the exons ATGCTTTTCACCACTCGCAGGCCAAggcgggaagaaggcgccgaTCGCCGGTCTCCTTTGcccgtttctgcttcttcgccctcgcctccgcgaccgaagaagaggaagaaggagaaaacaagaaaactCTTTCGTTCGCCGTCCGGACGTGGGCGTCGAATCCGAAGCCCCACTGACTGGACGCGCGAAGGCgtcgagaaagcgaagaacgaacgtgctttctcttcctccccctcCTCGCCTGCGCCGCAGTCGCCTGTTCTGATTGACCTTTGTTCAGACGACGAGGGTGAAGATGTGCGAAGGCCAGTTCGCAGTTTGACACCCACCAGAGGGGCGGAAAGGTccgcttcgttttcgtctgcgttcGGCTCGACAGACAAGACGAGTTGCGAAGCTGCGACGCCGTGCCGCGTCGAAACTCACTCAGATGGAGATGGTGAAGACTCCGCTGCATTTCCGGCCTACGCTCTGTCAGCTGCGGAGCAGAGAGCCGTGAATCGTGCAAGGATCACTTCAAGACGAGCTGTGGGGACAGGCGCTGGTTCCCTGTCTTCCACGGTGACCTCTTTTCCCACCCTCTGTGCGTCTGGTCTTGAACCCGAAGAACGATCAGCATCTTCGTCGATGCCTCACTTCCACCAGGCGCCAGGTGAGGGGTGCTCGTCTGCGTTCTTTGCTTGTGAGGCAACATCCGCCATCACGGAGGTCTTCCAGTCTTCGGAAGTTGCTGAAGAACGCTCGGAGGGTCACCCGAGGCCCAACTGGCTGATGGTAGGGCGCAGCTTCGACGttgcgcttcttcgcagtAGCGGGGACTGCTCCTTGAGCTCTAGCGCTGCGGGGGCCAGCGGCCTGGGTCTGGAAAGCGGAGAAAATGACGCCAAGGTGGTGGCGGATCGCTCTGCGCTGCATcgagaggacgaagggaaagaacgaaggaaCGCGGAGGAGCAGAGTCTCTTAGAAATGAAATTGCTTCTGGGGAATGATGAAGAGACAGTAAAGAAGCGGTCACGAAGGCAACAGCGTGCGGACCTGAGCGCATTTGAGGATGCGGACTTCGACAGCATCAtgccgccgccttcctccatcttctctgcagaagacTTCGATAAGCTCGCTGACTTTTTGCACCCCACAAGGACCGCAGTGTACagcgagaaggggaagaggccAGGAACGGAACGGGGGAAAGGAGCCTTTTTTGAGGAGcccgaagacggagaggggGTGGAACACCGTGGTGCACGTCAGGAGTCTCGACTGTCTGagctcgagaaacgcgacaaaaagaagaaagaaggaaccgAGTTGTTGGCTGCTGGTTCCTTGGAGTACAGACAGAGGACGGGCAAACGAGGGAACGAGActgatgaagaggaggaagagggtCCCGTCCTCCGTTTATTTTCCTTCACGCTCACTGACTACAGAGGCGATGCGGAGTCtcgaaagaagacagcgaaagagtggaaaaagagaggaagccagCAGACTATCGAGGGCGAGACCAAGCGACCGACAACTGCAGCTCGCGACGACGGCCTGCCGTTCTACGAGAG GATCCCGTTTGTggtctgtcgctcttcggtttcttcttcggccgTCCTTTCTCAGCTCTCGCGAGCCAGTGGTCGCCCCAGCCTTCGgaatttcttttctctctcgtggtCGCCTGCATCTCCCGCCATTCTTCTCCCCACACTCCGGAGTGGAGGTTCGTCTGAGAGGCCACCTCCGCATTCGCTGGGCGCTCTAGACTCTCAGTGGCGACGGCTGAGAAAACAACGCCCAGCGGCGAGAAAAGCCGAAACCGAAATCGGAGAAGATGGAGGCGcggaagatgcagaagccCCTGCGGAGATGTACCACGTTGATGTGACGTTCGATGTGGAAGGAACGCCTTTCTctgggagagacgaagaacggcgCAAAGGCGAAATTTCTCAAGTTCCGTCTTCGGCCTTCTCCGGTGGAGAGATGGAAGCCGCTTTTCAGGTGCAGCAGCTCCGCCAGCGTCTGCACCTGCGGTGCCGCCGCATGCGAGGCGATGCACGGAACTGGATTTCTCTGGTTCGCTGTGAACccctcttcctgttcttcacGAAAGCGCGAACtgcctccctctctgtcgaagCAGGCAAGCGGCAACTCGCCCTGCTCGGGCGAGCCCGCCAGGAGGCGCCCCACAGCttgcagcttctctttctgtttctctccctttcgtcGCTATATGACCAACCTGCGCATGCGCTCTTTATCTGGCGCCGCGCTCTGTTGCAGCTTTCGGCCGCCAACGCGCAGAAGAAACCTCGGCCTTTCGACACTTCTCACGGGGACCTCGAGGGCCGGCGAGAAGCCACATGCGAATCCCACACCGCACAAGCCCAGGGCCTTTCGCCCCAGGAGGGGGAATCGGATTCTGCCTCGCCGGTGGAACAGCGGTCTCTAGTTTCGCCAGACTGGGCGTCAACGGACCGGTGGGAAGGACGACTCTGGGTAGAGCACTTTTTGTCAGCTGTGGGTATTTTCGAccacttttctttctcggcgtctcgAGCCCTCGCAGGCGACCTCGTCGACCTActcgagagacgcggcgcCGTCAGTGGAAACGTGGAGGCAGGAATGCAAAGACAAACGGAAGCAGGAGCGAAGAGCAAAGCGGAGATGCAGCGCAATGTCTGCACGGAGCCCGGAACCGGAAACGCTCCAGCGCCCGACTGTCGCCTCCAGCTTCTCCTGGGGGGACTGGTGCCCTGTGAGCTTCGCGGCGGACATCAGGCATTTGCCGTTCGACTGCTCCAAGCCTTCCTCCACGTCGAAGTCTACGCGTCGCGCCTCGGGCCCGGGAGCCGCATGGGCCTCCAGCAACTTGAA ctcgccttcgcgtctccccACAACCTCCACTTTGGCGATCCGTGTTCGGGCTACCTGCTGCACTCGACGTTGCAGCTCGCGACCATGATGCGtggctctctgtctcctttaGAGAAAGGCGCAGACGGCTCCGAGGGCTTGCGGCTCTGCGAGGCCGTGGACGAGTGGGTGAAGGACGAGCGCCGGAGCCTGTACGAGGCGTATGCGCGcgccttttcctttctgggggaagaggcgcagagaaaaacaattCAGGCGATTTCTCCTCGACGCCTGCGGCTTTCTGGGGGTTCGAGCTGcggcggagaggcgagagcatCCGCCGAGGGCCttctcaccttcttcctcaagACGCAACGCAACCCAGAGACCGCGTCTCTGTTCGCCTGGTTTCTCGCCGCAGAAGAGGCGTCTGAGGCTCTCACGTGGTGGCCAGGAAATGCAGGGACCCCTGACGAGGTGAAGGACCAAACAGAGGCTGTGCAGCTGCTCCCGGCTTCGGCAGAGCGAGCCACGCCGCAGAGCCCCTTGGCCATCCCGCAGGCCCCATGGACATCGCAGGGGGCCGCGCGGGTCGCGTCCGATAGCGAACTCCTCAGGCGCCTGTGTGTCCGCcgggaggaaggggaagaagctgCCTGCCAGGCGACCGAGACCGCGGGGGAGGAGGGATGCAAGAGGCAGAACGatgaagcgagaagaaagagagaacgacggtACCGACTTCTGTCGGCCTTGGACGCCTTATCCTCCCCCTCCCTCCATAGATTCTGTTCCAACGATCCGCGAGCCGTCCGAGCTCTAGAGGCGGCGGTAGATGTGCGGCTTCTTCTCACCATCCATCTCCTTCAGGACCCATCAAAGATTGCGGCGCCTCCCGCCACGACAGAGTCTCCGACTGTCTCCTGGCCTGAGATCCCAGGCGGTGCGCCGAGGCGAGAGGACGCGGACGAGCCTCAGAGCGGCGCAGACGTGCACCGCTTGGAGGCGGCCGCGAGTGTGGCTGGGGATCTCAAGAAACAGGACAAGGCAAagcggaaaagaaacaaagagggAAACCCCGGCGCTCTGTTTGGGTCCTGGTGGCCGGATAGCACGTTCAtggaagacggggaagccgCCACGCTCGCGGCGACGCTCACCGGCCTCTGGAGGGGTGTCGAGGCGCGACTGAGCGACACCGTGGCCCGgatgcatgcgaagaagaaggatcacgaggggagaagacgaatgGAAGAAGATCCAGCGAACGGCCGTGAATGCGGACGGCAGAGTGGAGGAGACCCGGAAGACGGCGGAAGAACAAAAGCGTCAGAGGCAGGTGCCAGTGCAGGTGGTagagaagacagggacgTTGACGCTTCTCAGCCTCAACACAGGCTGGACGAGAACACaccgagagaaggcgaaggccaAACGCGCGCCCAGCTCGTcggccttctcgcttcccaG gctcttctgtgtcttcccgGAGATCCTCTGGTGGCTTACTGCGTCATGGCAGCCTGTCGAAATCCCAA GGTGACCAAGACAGTTCTGCGGCTCTTCCCCGCTTCGCCGGGCCTCTGGCTCGCCTACGCTTCCTCCCTGTTCCACGAAGCCTTTCAGCAAAGCTGTGGTCACCAGCATcccgtctcgtcttcctctgtttcctctaacttctctgttttgtctccgtcctcgATATCTGCGAGTCGTCCTTTGGCTGAGGACTGCGCACGCTCTAGGCggaacggcgagaaagaaaagcggtGTCCGTTGTCATCTGCACGGAACGTCATGTTCACCTGCtgttccgccttctcccacCATCTTCCGTTGGCGGCGTCTTGGGCGCACCTGGAGCTCGTTTCCCAGAAGGTGTCCGACGTTTCTGTCCCTTCGGCGTGTGGGGTGTCCCCGTTTGTCTCCACCCTCTCGCCTCAAGAAGCCCTGCTGCTACACGACGTTCTCCGCGCGCCGCTCGACCGAAGTCTGGCGGGGCTTTGCTGGCTCTTCCCGGCCctggcgtctgtctcctcttccaccCTGCCCCGCTTGCTTCCGTGGGAAGGTGGGGGCCTCTCCGTCTGGGCTCTCGGCGTCGCGTGTTGCGCGGCTGAAGAGAACTTTGCGgatttgtctcctctcctcgctgcagGCGGCCCTGCTCGAGCGACGGACCGTCGGGCCGAGCCGGTTGAGGGAGACTGGAGACCCTTGGGAAGGgcgggagagcgaggcaTGCGGACGGAGAGGAGCTTCTTTGCTCGCAAGCGTCTCGCGGCTGCCAAGCGAAAACTGACTGAAAAACTGAACTCTCTCGCCACAGATAGGACCGCCATGATTCTCACCAGTGAGGAGCAG GAGTTCCCTCTTTTTTCGTCCCCCTTCTActcttgtgtctttctccttgccATCGTCTCGGCGGCGCTTTCTTGGGCTTCGCCCGCCCGCGCTGTTTGGCGGGTCCTGAGAGGTTCGGCGTTTCCGCGCATGTTCTCTTTGCTCCCTCGCGCGGAGTCGCTCGAGGACCTTTGCGTCCTTGCCTCGGAGAAAGCGGGCAAAGAGGCGAAAGCCGAAGGCGGCCAAGCTCCTCATCTTCCATTTCTTGTTGCGGTTTCAGAAAGGAATGTgactggcgcatgcagagccgcCGCGGCAGGGCCGCGCCTGTGTGGCGAAGAGGCGCGGTGTCTCgagctcttcttcacttttatgttgtctctcctcgtggCTCTGGGACAGCAGTGTTCGAGGATCTCTACTTTCTggacaagaaacagaggaagttCATGCCGCGAAGCGGAGTGCGCTGACCGTGAAGCTGCGATAAAGGAGCTGGACGACGAGGAGGGTATTccacgagaagaagatgtTTTCGCACGCGTTTCGGAACTCGCTCTCGTATTCTTTCCTCGAAATCgactttttctcgctctgtATATTCAG CACTTTCGGCGACGACACAGCGACGCGTTCGACGTTCGCGagcgccttcttcaccttcttcgtttcccgtTCTTCGGAattgtctcctctccgtggCCTCGCATGCGCAGCGCGATGAAGCAGCCAGAAGGGAGAACCTCGCATGTGAGCAGCGACAGGTtaaaggggagaagaagctcggGACCTCCGTCTGTTCGCGGGAACGCGTGCGCGCCGGAGGGAGCCCAAAAGGAAAGACATGACGGTCAGGGAGACGAGGCGAGGCACAACGGGGGGCAGGACAAGCCCGGAGtggaaagaaggcagaggagagtCCGAGTTGGGGGGGACGActggagagagtcagagacaggtcagaaggaaggaggccacaaggcgaagacagactgcatgcgctgcgaGGGGGATCaagcgagaaggacagaagtGAAGCACGGATTGCAGGGGCGCGCGGCaagggagggagacgaggagactgCTGACGACGACGAGCGCGAAAGTGGCGTCCCCGGTGATGaggcggaagacgaaggctgTGTCGAGTTGAAAAGTCCTTTTCGGTTGGAAAAAGGCGCACTCGAAACCACGGCGGAAGGTGCCTTCTCGATGGCGATGCTCGAGGCGTTCGCTGTCGCTGAAATGCTGACAGGAGCCCCTTCCCTCAA aaTCCTCACCGCGGCCTTCGAGTTTGCTTTCCACGACGCGCAACTTTCGATTGCCTACGGGGCATgcccctctcgcttcttctctcgctggtCTCCCACCTCGTCACTGGCGACGGAAGGAATCTTCTTCTTGTACGCTCacgtccttctccttttcttgcaTTCTTTGTCTGCCGGCGAAGCGCGCTTCGGAGGCCAGCGGGGCCCAACCAGCCAGGCCTGTGGACCCCCACGCGCCCGGAAGACACGAGGCACCGGGGggcgggaggagacaggcccGCAGCGGAAGCGCAGGAAGGCCCTCGAGCGAGAGCTCGACCGAGTTCTCCTCCGAGGCGTCACACAGTGCCCCTATTCGAAGAG gtTGTGGCTCCTGCGTCTTCATCGTCTGGAGGCTACGCGTTCTCGCCGCCGCGCCTCGGACCTGGTTGAtgtctgctctttcttctgttgcttcCCCTCTGGAAACTCAAACGATCCAGAAGAAGCCAGCGCCGTGCTTCCTGTGACGTCTCCGTGCATTTCTTCTTGCGGGGGTTGGGTAACAAGCGGGGGCTTGCCGACAAGGAAGGGAGGCGGGGCGGAactcgagagcga
- a CDS encoding hypothetical protein (encoded by transcript TGME49_253640~Predicted trans-membrane domain (TMHMM2.0):63-86:92-115:129-152) → MSTGEDDLLMGASSPSGVFGRVGSRGAEQSPLLPEVERRKSKMLLSVQADVGKGFVFAMRLSKWYLFYCTLMALATLSLVIYMIVDVHVKGNVMPIWAVVVDGVITVTLCVETALDIHFIGQRFWGSGWHVFDFAVALTSFVSWVLLLLEVVGVIRNFDQFVTIILLTCRYTAQAIRIVRFIRTGAEAQDAQTAVEEQPIVFDSHAASAARAFGDEFGPNDSQHVRVDAM, encoded by the exons ATGTCTACAGGCGAAGACGACCTTTTAATGGgggcttcttccccttcagGGGTCTTTGGCCGAGTCGGTTCAAGGGGAGCAGAGCAGAGCCCTTTGTTGCCAGAGGTCGAAAGACGGAAATCGAAGATGCTGCTTTCTGTCCAGGCTGATGTTGGCAAGGGTTTCGTCTTCGCTATGCGCCTTTCAAAATGGTATCTCTTTTACTGCACCTTGATGGCTCTGGCAACTCTGAGCTTAGTCATCTACATGATCGTCGACGTTCATGTG AAAGGAAATGTGATGCCCATTTGGGCAGTCGTGGTCGATGGGGTCATTACGGTGACTCTCTGCGTCGAGACTGCCCTGGATATTCACTTCATTGGACAG CGATTCTGGGGGAGCGGATGGCACGTCTTCGACTTCGCCGTGGCCTTGACAAGCTTCGTTAGTTGGGTTCTGCTGCTGTTGGAAGTG GTCGGCGTGATCAGAAATTTCGATCAGTTCGTCACCATCATTTTGCTCACCTGCCGTTACACTGCACAAGCAATCAG AATCGTCCGCTTCATCCGCACGGGCGCCGAGGCACAAGACGCGCAGACTGCTGTTGAAGAACAGCCGATTGTTTTCGATTCCCACGCAGCCAGTGCCGCGCGTGCATTCGGCGATGAATTCGGACCAAACGACTCGCAGCATGTCCGGGTTGATGCCATGTGA
- a CDS encoding DnaJ C terminal region domain-containing protein (encoded by transcript TGME49_253650~Predicted trans-membrane domain (TMHMM2.0):105-128): MQASSQARSTVVRSSAHFLERGGEADNQRWLAASVTHASHFPDSKMPPVSGADIPQMVDFHDDVTTWVSDVFSQIFSHRTKKVSAPGLPSKARSTGLCTAVKRGRLLLCLGPGLLHYHLTLFTLFWFTVFAAGLSSRAPHPLHPFSPASFLRLQECLRWNTHTAHCQGKERDDQASGASACAGFLAADVRVRSPGPAKPSLSLAASGASFGSVGSDECLRSGRAGKGLAAVVSSFVAVSTTSQTQHDSVHSPTKPLFRNFHQQPVPAPLPQSRLLPPLGAFPFLGRKRGDADGDAQTDDVSCPESVPVDMDLYGLVGVSKEAEKTEIDARFRQAQKELCDVGGDPSVLNMLRAAHAVLTDDDMRSAYDNLGRVPVNVARAFLLPSSTNGSGEESAHYSPERHSARDADSHALGEEDDENDQQNDEAVGTSPPGLMKVFSSFFGGSNARRRRTSLDRVRGNDVWASVTLQLSEIGCGDAEKQVTVEALENCDCCEGTGGKDGQKATACTACDGKGAIVKTTTTNVGILRTSQTCQACRGSGEEARLRCSNCSGSGRVKNEKTLQVMIPAGVSDGMRLRIKGQGDVGVNGGPSGDLLLKVEVENDTAFRREGNNLLGIVRISYIDAILGLEDKPIEVIDGVAHITIPPGTQSGEKIVVKGRGAQDPGMTTREMSDRALTTTRGDHIAVIEVELPRKVSKEERELLERLRLLRRL; this comes from the exons ATGCAGGCTTCAAGTCAAGCCAGATCGACAGTCGTGCGGAGCAGTGCCCATTTTCTTGAGAGGGGTGGGGAAGCAGATAATCAACGTTGGCTGGCTGCCAGTGTTACACACGCGTCTCATTTTCCCGACTCCAAAATGCCACCCGTTTCTGGTGCAGATATTCCCCAAATGGTGGATTTCCACGACGACGTCACCACTTGGGTTTCCGATGTATTTTCACAGATTTTTTCTCACCGAACCAAAAAAGTTTCTGCGCCTGGGCTTCCGTCGAAAGCCAGGTCAACTGGGCTGTGCACGGCGGTCAAAAGAGGTCGACTGTTACTGTGCTTGGGTCCTGGGTTGCTTCATTATCACCTCACTCTCTTTACACTCTTTTGGTTCACCGTATTCGCTGCCGGACTCTCTTCCAGGGCTCCACACCCGCTTCACCCGTTCTCCCCTGCCTCGTTTCTACGCCTTCAAGAGTGCCTACGATGGAACACTCACACGGCCCACTGTCAGGGCAAAGAAAGGGATGACCAAGCTAGCGGCGCGTCAGCATGTGCAGGCTTTCTGGCCGCCGACGTCCGAGTCCGCTCGCCGGGCCCTGCGAAGCCGAGCTTGAGTCTTGCTGCCTCTGGAGCCTCGTTTGGGTCGGTCGGATCTGACGAATGCTTGAGATCAGGGAGAGCAGGCAAAGGTTTGGCGGCAGTAGTCTCATCGTTCGTTGCGGTTTCAACGACGAGTCAGACCCAGCACGATTCCGTACACTCCCCTACAAAGCCGCTGTTCCGAAATTTTCACCAACAGCCGGTGCCGGCGCCACTACCCCAGAGCCGGTTGCTTCCTCCGCTAGGTGCGTTCCCGTTCCTGGGTCGGAAGCGAGGGGACGCTGACGGTGatgcacagacagacgaTGTCTCCTGTCCGGAAAGCGTGCCAGTTGACATGGATCTTTATGGCCTCGTCGGGGTATCtaaggaggcagagaagacagagattGATGCCCGCTTTCGCCAGGCACAGAAGGAACTTTGTGATGTGGGAGGCGATCCCTCTGTCCTCAACATGCTCCGTGCCGCCCACGCTGTTCTGACCGATGATGACATGCGATCGGCTTACGACAACCTAGGACGCGTCCCTGTAAACGTAGCTCGTGCGTTTCTGCTGCCGTCCTCGACAAACGGTtccggagaagaaagcgcaCATTACTCTCCTGAACGACACAGTGCAAGAGACGCGGACAGTCACGCTCtgggagaggaagatgatGAAAACGACCAACAGAACGACGAGGCGGTTGGCACGTCGCCTCCGGGACTTATGAAAGTCTTCTCCAGCTTTTTCGGAGGCAGCAACGCCCGGCGGAGACGGACTAGTTTAGACAGAGTTCGAGGAAACGACGTGTGGGCAAGCGTCACGCTTCAGCTGAGTGAAATCGGCTGCGGCGATGCCGAAAAGCAGGTCACTGTGGAGGCGCTTGAGAACTGCGACTGCTGCGAGGGCACTGGCGGGAAAGATGGCCAGAAGGCAACTGCTTGCACAGCCTGTGACGGCAAAGGCGCAATCGTCAAG ACAACGACCACAAATGTGGGGATACTGAGAACGTCGCAGACATGTCAAGCTTGTCGTGGGagtggagaggaggcgcgtcttcgctgctcgAATTGTAGTGGCTCCGGCCGCGTTAAGAACGAAAAAACCCTCCAA GTGATGATTCCCGCAGGCGTTTCTGACGGCATGCGTCTCCGGATCAAGGGACAGGGCGACGTGGGCGTAAACGGGGGCCCGTCAGGAGACTT ACTGCTTAAAGTGGAAGTGGAGAACGACACCGCcttcagaagagaaggcaacaACCTGCTGGGAATCGTTAGAATTTCATACATCGACGCAATCTTAGGCTTAGAAGAT AAACCAATCGAGGTTATTGACGGAGTTGCTCACATCACAATTCCTCCTGGTACCCAGAGCGGTGAAAAGATCGTGGTCAAAGGTCGAGGAGCACAGGATCCTGGCATGACTACTCGGGAAATGTCTGATAGAGCTCTTACAACTACACGTGGGGACCACATTGCGGTCATTGAG GTTGAATTACCAAGAAAAGTgtcgaaagaagagagagaactaTTGGAACGTCTTCGGCTGCTCCGTCGTCTGTAG
- a CDS encoding hypothetical protein (encoded by transcript TGME49_253660) yields the protein MKQRDVANRIIAHLRTELDLIRREVIEAKHRDIIHNRVDQQAPASSAGDRSSSFVNSSESSKPLRSRTRGWKQIDEIKERNRELTQEICDLAETVSHLKRVIKDKADAEQRQSEVRSCCRLSEVAKRYCSVCLFLLLNMDIPAEAARYCTQDRLPSWQIDRDNRHNL from the coding sequence ATGAAGCAGCGAGACGTGGCAAACCGTATCATTGCTCACTTACGGACAGAACTGGACCTCATAAGGAGGGAGGTCATCGAAGCGAAGCACAGAGACATCATCCATAATCGCGTTGATCAGCAAGCTCCCGCTAGTTCAGCAGGTGACCGAAGCTCATCCTTTGTAAATTCATCAGAATCGTCGAAACCTCTCCGATCACGGACTAGAGGATGGAAACAAATAGATGAGATCAAAGAAAGGAACCGTGAACTAACCCAGGAGATATGCGATCTAGCAGAAACAGTGTCGCATCTAAAACGCGTAATTAAGGACaaggcagacgcagagcaACGTCAATCCGAGGTACGCAGTTGTTGTAGACTGTCTGAGGTAGCCAAGCGGTACTGTTCTGTCTGCCTGTTTTTATTGCTAAACATGGATATCCCGGCAGAAGCTGCCAGATACTGCACCCAGGatcgtcttccttcttggcAAATTGACAGGGACAACCGACACAACCTATAA